A stretch of Chionomys nivalis chromosome 2, mChiNiv1.1, whole genome shotgun sequence DNA encodes these proteins:
- the Cnot9 gene encoding CCR4-NOT transcription complex subunit 9 produces the protein MHSLATAAPVPTALAQVDREKIYQWINELSSPETRENALLELSKKRESVPDLAPMLWHSFGTIAALLQEIVNIYPSINPPTLTAHQSNRVCNALALLQCVASHPETRSAFLAAHIPLFLYPFLHTVSKTRPFEYLRLTSLGVIGALVKTDEQEVINFLLTTEIIPLCLRIMESGSELSKTVATFILQKILLDDTGLAYICQTYERFSHVAMILGKMVLQLSKEPSARLLKHVVRCYLRLSDNPRAREALRQCLPDQLKDTTFAQVLKDDTTTKRWLAQLVKNLQEGQVTDPRGIPLPPQ, from the exons ATGCACAGCCTGGCGACGGCAGCG CCTGTGCCTACTGCACTGGCCCAAGTGGACAGAGAGAAGATCTACCAGTGGATCAATGAACTGTCCAGTCCTGAAACAAGGGAAAATGCTTTGCTGGAGCTAAGCAAGAAGCGAGAATCTGTCCCCGACCTTGCACCCATGCTATGGCATTCATTCGGTACTATTGCAGCACTTTTGCAG gaaattgtaaatatttatccATCTATCAACCCTCCAACTTTGACAGCACACCAGTCTAACAGAGTTTGCAATGCTTTAGCATTACTGCAATGTGTGGCCTCACACCCGGAGACCAG gtcgGCTTTTCTTGCAGCACACATCCCACTTTTTTTGTACCCCTTTTTGCACACAGTCAGCAAAACTCGTCCCTTTGAATATCTTCGGCTCACCAGCCTTGGAGTTATTG GGGCCTTGGTTAAAACAGACGAACAAGAAGTAATCAACTTTTTATTGACAACAGAAATCATCCCTTTGTGTTTGCGCATTATGGAATCTGGAAGTGAGCTCTCTAAAACG GTTGCCACATTCATCCTCCAGAAGATTCTCTTAGATGACACTGGTTTGGCTTATATATGTCAGACTTATGAGCGTTTTTCCCATGTTGCCATGATCTTG GGTAAAATGGTCCTGCAGCTATCCAAAGAACCATCTGCCCGTCTGCTGAAGCATGTAGTAAGATGTTACCTTCGACTCTCAGATAACCCCAG GGCACGCGAAGCACTCAGACAGTGCCTCCCTGACCAGCTGAAGGACACAACCTTTGCCCAGGTGCTAAAAGATGACACCACCACGAAACGCTGGCTTGCACAACTGGTGAAGAACCTGCAAGAGGGCCAGGTCACAGATCCCCGGGGAATTCCCCTGCCCCCTCAGTGA